Part of the Caulifigura coniformis genome, CTGGTGGCGGATGCGCCTCTCCATCACGGGCGTTTGCTCAGTGCGTCCACCCGTTCGGAGAGCCGCTGGACCTGCAGTGAGAGTTCCATCATCGTCGCATCGTGCAGATCGTGGCGCGCCCAGACGTACCCGAAGCCGCGAAACGTGAAGAGGCCCACGCAGCCGGCAACGACAACGACAGCGCCGGCAATCAGGATGCTGGAACTGGTGAGTGTCAGCCAGCGGATTTCCTGGCTGCTCCGGGCGGCCAACAGGACACCGGCAAACCCCAGAATCATCAATGCGATGCCGGCGACGCACACGAGCTGGGAGTAGCGGCCGCGCTGCTTCATGCTTGTGACCTTCTGTTCCAGGGCCGTGTGCAGCTCGGACATTCGTTGCTCGCTCGGCGGATCGTCGCTGGCAACCAGCTTGTGAATCAGGTCTCGGACATTGTCATTGGCAGTCATTGTGTTGTTCCGCGATCAGGGTCAGGATTTCTTGGCTCGCGTAATGCAGTCGGGATTTCACGGTTCCGTTCGGGCAGTTCGTGGCGGTCGCGATTTCGGCGATCGTCATGCCTTCCAGAAAACGGAGGGTGAGCACCTCGCGGTGCTCGGGTGAGAGGCGCGCCAGCGCGAAGTGCACCAGTTCGGCTGCCTCGAGCAGCGCGCTGACCCCGTCGGTGGTGTTCGTTGAAGCGACCGGTCGCTGCTGCTCGGCCCGATGGCGGCGCGATTCTCTGCGGATCGCATCCACGATCTTTCCATGTGCAATGCGATAGAGCCATGCTCGAAATGCTCCCGGGGAACGGAGCGACAACCGCATTTTCCACGCCATGAGCCAGACGTCCTGGAGTGCGTCCAGCGCTCGCTCGGGGTCGCGTTCGAACCGGCGAATGAAATACAGCAGCCGCTCCTCGTAGAGCCGGACGAGGGCCAGAAACGCATCCGAACTTCCTCGCTGA contains:
- a CDS encoding RNA polymerase sigma factor, whose product is MLEGIGANHVKKTEPTLVERLRERILIRQFQRGSSDAFLALVRLYEERLLYFIRRFERDPERALDALQDVWLMAWKMRLSLRSPGAFRAWLYRIAHGKIVDAIRRESRRHRAEQQRPVASTNTTDGVSALLEAAELVHFALARLSPEHREVLTLRFLEGMTIAEIATATNCPNGTVKSRLHYASQEILTLIAEQHNDCQ